The Dyadobacter sandarakinus DNA window AAGCGCTGGTGGATGCCAGCAAGTTCCACGATGGAAATTACACACGGCGAAACAGTTACCGACACTGCCGGTGAATTTACGATCACATTTGAAGCCATACCTGACCTGAAAATCGACAAAAAGCTGGACCCTGCATTTGATTTTACCATATATGCAGACATCACTGATAGTAATGGAGAAACCCGAAGCGGTGAAATGCAGGTTTCGGTTGGGTACAAATCCATTGTCATCAAAGCTTCCATCCCCGGCCAGCTTCCTGCCGACAGCCTGAGGAAGCTTGACGTTCATGCCGAAAACATGAATGGAGCGCATGTTGCTGCAGATGTGAAAGTCACGGTTTCAATCCTCAGGGCTGAGCTCCGCCTGCTCCGGAGCCGCTATTGGGAGCGCCCGGATGTGTTTGTCATGCCAAAGGAAGAATTTATTACCGCCTTCCCGAACGATCCCTACCATGACGAAACCATGCCGGAAAGCTGGCCTGTGAACAAAATGGTTTTTGAAGGTACGCGCAGAATGACAGGCCAGGAGGCATTTCCATTGCCGGGCCGGTTTGAGCCGGGCTATTATAAAATTGAGATCAGCACCACGGACCCGAACGGTGAAGAGATCAAGGACATACGCTACATTGAACTCACCGATCCTGCCGGCCCCGGACCTTTGCGTCCCCAGTACCTGTGGGTGGCAGGAACCAAGCCCATAGAGCCTGGCGAATCGACCAGCATCCGTATTGCATCCTCGGCACCGGATGTGTTTGTAATCAGGAATGTGCCCCGGAAGTCCGGCGCATTTACGTACGAATCATTGGGCAGCTCGCCGGGGACATTCCATTTCAATGCTACCGAGGCGGATCGCGGCGGGTATTGGGTAGAGTTTATGTTTGTAAAAAACAACCGCATTTACCACCATCGCGAGCAGATCGAGGTACCCTGGACCAACAAGGAGCTAAGAGTGGAGTACCTCAGCTTTCGCGATAAGACTTTGCCGGGCAGCAGGGAAAAATGGACCGTGCGGATCTCGGGAAGTAAAAAAGAAAGTATAGCAGCAGAGATGCTCGCTGGGATGTACGACGCCTCCCTTGACCAGTTTTATGCCGAACCCTGGCAAAAACCGGCCATCTGGTCGATGCGGAACGAGGTCACGGCATGGAACACTGCCCGGAACTTCTTCGCCGACCAGGCAATCGGCCGCACGGTATCGGAGGGTACCTACCGGGTTTTCGAAAAAAGCTATGATGAAATTGATGGCTTTTTTACACGGTCACGCCGTTACCGGAACAGGTCTGTATTTAAGAAAGGGATGACCGTCGAAATGCCAATGGAAGCTCAATTTTCGGGAGGTGGCATGGAAGAAATTAAGGAAGCAGTAGTTGCTGATCAGGTCAAATACGACCGGGAAGCTCAGGAATTAGCTACTGACAGTATCATTTTACCCGAAGAAAAACCTTTGCAAAGAGGCGGCTCCTCCCTGCGTACCCATCTCAATGAGACTGCCTTTTTCTTTCCGGACCTTCAAACCGGTAAAAATGGTGACATAACCTTCTCCTTTGACATGCCCGAGGCACTTACACGCTGGAAGTTTCAGGCACTGGCGCATACCGCTGAGCTGGCGTTTAGTTATAGTTCACGGGATATTGTTACCCAAAAGGACCTGATGGTACAGCCCAATCCGCCACGGTTTCTGCGCGAAAAAGATCATTTTGTTTTCCCTATGAAAATTGTTAACCTCACGGACAGGCCGCTCTCCGGTATGGCTGCATTGGAGCTGGCAGATACGGACACGGGAGAAAATATTAGTGCACTGTTGCAGGCGGATCGTGAAAAACCGTTTTCTATCGAAGCAAAAGAGAGTACGACGGTACTGTTCGCAATGCAGGTACCCGATCATTTTACCAAAACCATTACCTGGCGTACCATTGCAAAAGCGGGAGACCTGGCCGACGGTGAGGAAAACACATTACCTGTCCTGTCCAACCGAATGCTGGTGACCGAGAGCCTGCCACTGGATACCGATGGAAGTGAAAACAAGACCTATCGTTTTGAAAAACTATTGACGTCACGTGCCTCTTCCACCCTGGCGAACCATGCGCTTACGGTGGAATTTTCATCCAATCCGGGATGGTATGCAGTGCAGGCGCTGCCATATCTGATGGAGTATCCCTATGAATGTGCGGAGCAAACCTGGAACCGGTATTACGCCAATGCCCTGGCTTCGCACGTGATTGCTGGCTCACCACGGATCGCGAAAGTTTTCGAAAGCTGGAAAACAACAGATACCGCTGCGCTGGTGAGTAACCTGCTGAAGAATGAGGAGCTTAAATCCGTTATCCTGGAAGAAACGCCCTGGGTACTGGCTGCAAAGTCTGAAACGGAGCAAAAAAAGAATATCGCCCTGCTGTTTGATCTTACCAGCATGTCGGAAGAACTTTCCGCCAATGCCCGCAAACTAGCCGAAATGCAAAGTGCGTCGGGTGGATTCGCCTGGTTTAAAGGTGGCCCAAACGACCGGTATATCACGCAGTACATACTCTCGGGCATGGGGCATTTGCGTAAACTTGCAGGAAGTGACCGGGTACATTCCGAAAGTCTGAACAGCATTGTAGGGCCTGCTTTACAATTTCTTGATGCGCAGCTGCGGATGGATTATGATGTACTGCTAAAAGATAAAACAAACCTGGAAAAGTACGTTCCGGGCCCTGTTCAGCTGCAATACCTGTACATGCGGGGTTTTTTCAGTACCGATCCAATACCAGATAAATCGGAAAAGGCATACCGGTTTTTTCTTCAGAGAGCCGCAAAAACATGGCTGTCACAATCGAAGTACCTGCAGGGGCTTACTGCATTAGCCCTGCACCGGTCGGGAGACAACCAGACGCCAAAAGCAATCCTGAAATCGCTGGCAGAAAGTGCTGTCAGAAATGCAGAGACGGGCATGTACTGGAAAGACAACCAGTATGGATGGCGATGGCACGAAGCTCCCATTGAACGTCAGGCATTGCTGGCGGAAGCTTTTCAGGAGATCAACGGCGACCCCCAAACTGTGGATGCGCTAAAACGCTGGCTGCTGAAAAACAAGCAGACCAATCGCTGGGAAAGTACCCGGGCAACAGCCGAGGCTTGCTATGTATTGCTGATGAGCGGCAGCAACTGGGTTGCGGCTGACCAGCAGGTAAGTATAAAAATGGGAGACGTAAGTGTTGCAGCGGATCAGGAAAGCCCCGAAGCAGGCACCGGGTATTTCAGCAAAACGATTCCGGGGAAAGATGTAAAACCTGAATTGGGCAATATCACGGTTAATACAGCCGGCAGCAATGCCGGTAATCCTGGCTGGGGAGCGGTGTACTGGCAGTATTTTGAAGATCTGGATAAAATTACCTTCGCAGAAACCCCGCTGAAACTAGCCAAAAAGTTGTTTATCGAGCAGAATTCAGACCAGGGACCTGTACTGGTTCCGGTGGATGAAGGTCATGCACTCCACATTGGCAATAAGGTGATCGTCCGCATTGAGCTCCGTGCCGACCGCGACATGGAGTATGTGCATATGAAAGACATGCGCGCCTCAAGCTTGGAACCTGTCAATGTACTCAGCGGCTACAAATGGCAGGATGGACTCGGATATTATGAAAGTACCAAAGACGCCAGCACCAACTTCTTTTTCAGCTCCCTCCGGAAAGGCACTTACGTGTTTGAATACCCGCTTTTTGTGGCGCATGAAGGTGAATTCAGCAATGGTATAACGACGATCCAATGCATGTACGCGCCTGAGTTCACGGCGCATAGTGAGGGAGTGAGGGTGACGGTGGATAGATGATTTCAGGCATTCACCGCCTCCTGAATCTTCAAAATCGCACGCACGAAAGCTTCCATATCCTCCTTTTCTCCCAGCATGGCGTGCTGCAGAATCCAGACCGCATCTGTCGCGCAGGCTTGTTCTGCCACCGGGCAGAGGGTCTGGCTGTAATCTGCCGTTTCCGGGATGGCGTAGCACATAAAGTTTTTGTTTTGAAAAAGCGGCTGCTTGTAGAGCGGGTGCGGGTAGCCCCGGAAACTCGGTACGCCTTCGGCCGCCAGCATGTCGGCAAATTCGGTTTTGGATAAACCTCCGAAATGGGCTGCGTCGTATTTGAAAATGTAGATATGATAGCAATGCAGCGTAATGTCCCCGCTCCGGGATAGTGGCGTAATACCGTTCACTTCTGCCAGCAACTGATTCAGGTACAAGCCATTTTCATTTCTCTTCCGGGTTTGGGCGTCCAGCCTTTTGAGTTGTTCCGAGAGTAGTACCGCCTGCATTTGCGTGATCCGGTAGTTGCAGCCCGGATTGTAATGATCGTACCATTGCCCGCCTTCCACGCGGCCCACATTTCTCAGCGAATGTATCATCGCATACAAATCGTCGTCGTCCGTAATTACAATGCCACCTTCGCCGGAAGTCAGATTTTTAGAAGACTGAAAACTAAAACTCCCTGCATGACCGATAGAGCCCAGTTTTTTGCCTTTGTACTCAGCACCGTGGGCATGCGCAGCGTCTTCAATCACTTTCAAGCCGTGCCGGGTTGCGATGTCCATGATCGCGTCCATATCACAGGCCAGCCCGCCAAAATGCACGGGAATGATCACTTTGGTGTGTGGCGTTATAGCAGCTTCAATAGCCGCCGGACTGATGTTGTAGGTATCCGGATCAATGTCAACAAAAACCGGAACGCAGTTGCATTCAATGACGGACGTGGCAGT harbors:
- a CDS encoding alpha-2-macroglobulin family protein — its product is MKTHGQVPSKTYANEWKAVENALQKGLPATAHEEVRKIYNLAKKEKQQAELIKAVVYMINLQDDTRENNEVLSAQELKKEISEHSGAAKAVLQSLLARFYTSYFEQVRWQLYERTTVQAAKSDDMTTWNAADFHQEITGLLLHAIQDEKLLKATKLKDFDAIITKGNTRNLRPTLFDLLVHQALRYFSQDEVPTIRPAYAFEITQAAAFDPAADFVHRKFETQDTTSNEYLALLLYQKLIAFHLNDPQPDALIDADLLRLQYVKQKSVHPQADELYFQAVNHVAHQYESTPAAAEAWYLAAAWYDQQASTYRPLEDTTTRFFRIKAEEICEKTVAANPASEGGIHAANLLLTIRQKSLRFTTENVTIPGKPFLALATYRNVSNLYIRILPATPALKAKIDYHTDAKFWAQARQTRPLQSWVQSLPDTKDRQEHRVEIKMAALPVGEYIILLSTTVDFIERNNVLAARSLYVSNLSYAIKGDDYFVLHRETGQPVVDAVVKVFNVHDNYGPSIPKKTDLRTYKTDKNGHFRRPNQLKVERVTNEVLAITAGNDSLAMNQHIITYYLDPAEPEKPAVQTFVFTDRSIYRPGQTVYYKGIVASGKNVLANSKTDFYVILFNANGEKTDSAAHKTNAYGSFSGKFQLPRNMLNGTFRIAASSGGQSDFRVEEYKRPKFEVTFDTLKNPYQVHDMVRATGRVLAYAGNAIGSAKVTYRVSRTPRFIYPWLAKRWWMPASSTMEITHGETVTDTAGEFTITFEAIPDLKIDKKLDPAFDFTIYADITDSNGETRSGEMQVSVGYKSIVIKASIPGQLPADSLRKLDVHAENMNGAHVAADVKVTVSILRAELRLLRSRYWERPDVFVMPKEEFITAFPNDPYHDETMPESWPVNKMVFEGTRRMTGQEAFPLPGRFEPGYYKIEISTTDPNGEEIKDIRYIELTDPAGPGPLRPQYLWVAGTKPIEPGESTSIRIASSAPDVFVIRNVPRKSGAFTYESLGSSPGTFHFNATEADRGGYWVEFMFVKNNRIYHHREQIEVPWTNKELRVEYLSFRDKTLPGSREKWTVRISGSKKESIAAEMLAGMYDASLDQFYAEPWQKPAIWSMRNEVTAWNTARNFFADQAIGRTVSEGTYRVFEKSYDEIDGFFTRSRRYRNRSVFKKGMTVEMPMEAQFSGGGMEEIKEAVVADQVKYDREAQELATDSIILPEEKPLQRGGSSLRTHLNETAFFFPDLQTGKNGDITFSFDMPEALTRWKFQALAHTAELAFSYSSRDIVTQKDLMVQPNPPRFLREKDHFVFPMKIVNLTDRPLSGMAALELADTDTGENISALLQADREKPFSIEAKESTTVLFAMQVPDHFTKTITWRTIAKAGDLADGEENTLPVLSNRMLVTESLPLDTDGSENKTYRFEKLLTSRASSTLANHALTVEFSSNPGWYAVQALPYLMEYPYECAEQTWNRYYANALASHVIAGSPRIAKVFESWKTTDTAALVSNLLKNEELKSVILEETPWVLAAKSETEQKKNIALLFDLTSMSEELSANARKLAEMQSASGGFAWFKGGPNDRYITQYILSGMGHLRKLAGSDRVHSESLNSIVGPALQFLDAQLRMDYDVLLKDKTNLEKYVPGPVQLQYLYMRGFFSTDPIPDKSEKAYRFFLQRAAKTWLSQSKYLQGLTALALHRSGDNQTPKAILKSLAESAVRNAETGMYWKDNQYGWRWHEAPIERQALLAEAFQEINGDPQTVDALKRWLLKNKQTNRWESTRATAEACYVLLMSGSNWVAADQQVSIKMGDVSVAADQESPEAGTGYFSKTIPGKDVKPELGNITVNTAGSNAGNPGWGAVYWQYFEDLDKITFAETPLKLAKKLFIEQNSDQGPVLVPVDEGHALHIGNKVIVRIELRADRDMEYVHMKDMRASSLEPVNVLSGYKWQDGLGYYESTKDASTNFFFSSLRKGTYVFEYPLFVAHEGEFSNGITTIQCMYAPEFTAHSEGVRVTVDR
- a CDS encoding DegT/DnrJ/EryC1/StrS family aminotransferase, with translation MQPTNPAATLALHGGPKTVTRTFPWSIYDEAETEAVARIVQSGKWGNPDCGDEIERFEQAFASYCGSKYAITCVNGSVSLRLALMACGVKPGDEVIVPPYTFITTATSVIECNCVPVFVDIDPDTYNISPAAIEAAITPHTKVIIPVHFGGLACDMDAIMDIATRHGLKVIEDAAHAHGAEYKGKKLGSIGHAGSFSFQSSKNLTSGEGGIVITDDDDLYAMIHSLRNVGRVEGGQWYDHYNPGCNYRITQMQAVLLSEQLKRLDAQTRKRNENGLYLNQLLAEVNGITPLSRSGDITLHCYHIYIFKYDAAHFGGLSKTEFADMLAAEGVPSFRGYPHPLYKQPLFQNKNFMCYAIPETADYSQTLCPVAEQACATDAVWILQHAMLGEKEDMEAFVRAILKIQEAVNA